A genome region from Anopheles stephensi strain Indian chromosome 2, UCI_ANSTEP_V1.0, whole genome shotgun sequence includes the following:
- the LOC118504755 gene encoding protein unc-13 homolog 4B isoform X2, which translates to MDEEAMWKGFYDKIQEQKQKPQTEHQSIIQDLDGSFFEKFGSILRQKSIQNDESVRARLQPFPDENEPEAELNDPTTLPPVAEAEDSGTETLLDESDSEDQQQEKQAEFIEDVFGWNIEELYEEILFENIHNIGCDDEELNVDVLFPYIQEAFKMSDEKHNEILQIARNKEAPEIRLNVEIVEAKDLEPKDSNGLSDPFVTMYIASNPNHRYNTSVKAGTLNPVWEEHFSLPIAEDANDANLIVEVWDFDPAETVKEKMNKLFEVKGVRGLRKLMKEIAQTASSGKHDNELIGRTSIPLKSIPASGMLLWYNLDKKNKLRRQGTIRIRLNFSSEKNSQVAAQEHRHLLRILLLHELESSKVAPYWWSGKFTIQGEAVLTQHSAQSGLSSTTEAFIQWSVFAAIHQDHPLSFVLFDTLLEKLIRPIQTLAVSEEELKTFWDATKKLLPSCFSAIRKLRKKNTGDKLVLKTLNGVLNIIAKVALLEPPEGTDLFPVQMYGWIRRSNDSEPNWDIREALASAVVSGAEDWFSGIKEGHFLQTGTDEDRLQNLIKIIQLVRSDIQKSIEYYDKTFQEIMHFPYTKELYITYELKLAELIKPTVEDICRKLKRIDLPETGSHRGGDSGFIEYEDINMGTTLFELYLVLKRFCTLGTALSPGESNFAIDEYHRWFTTGVTHWLDIAVYKALTRIHKAIELDKLQPVDETVKYSSSAVDTLAIFYQIKIFWQQLAWPDVEGAYIFVAKIVDDICRCCVFYADRMSARVENLGVVENVYEKKFEVTSEWCLAINNIDYIRQSLKPFATELGVDDILAKLGDVQSSIEAERCKETLRAVLDNAIDTEKNKILDLVEKLARKMAPAMRRFLVEGAELLQQDSNSLDRLMMYMEESLSVLNAELNETNFERVLDAIWAELTTILYDLIQSNLDKRRPPSFFANLRDTLHLMVANFKTAQNRESETAADKETLAHIERLLQLHGYETTDLIHQYYLDRLEEQNQSDASTTGYGMLTVQCFFKENVLELEIVNARNLKPMDGNGSCDPFVRVHFLPEERFVGVAKPKTQCQSKTLFPLFDEKFVITFTPEQRSIENAVIMFSIKDKDLFGMSNQYLAECYLGFNEIADISGDAGKIEQKHLILTRPQKMDIDCLRALEYRQGDKQAKEFIKKLKQKMGQ; encoded by the exons ATGGACGAGGAAGCGATGTGGAAAGGGTTCTACGACAAGATAcaggagcagaagcagaaacCGCAGACCGAGCATCAGTCCAT CATTCAAGACCTCGACGGTAGTTTCTTTGAGAAGTTTGGCTCGATCCTGCGCCAAAAGTCCATCCAAAACGATGAAAGTGTCCGAGCCCGGCTGCAACCATTCCCGGACGAGAACGAGCCGGAAGCGGAACTGAACGATCCAACCACGCTGCCACCGGTAGCGGAAGCCGAGGACAGTGGCACCGAAACACTGCTCGACGAAAGTGACTCCGaggatcagcagcaggagaagcAGGCCGAGTTTATCGAAGATGTGTTCGGTTGGAAT ATCGAGGAACTGTACGAGGAGATTCTGTTCGAGAACATCCACAACATCGGCTGTGACGATGAGGAACTCAACGTGGACGTCCTGTTTCCGTACATCCAGGAAGCGTTCAAAATGTCGGACGAAAAGCACAACGAAATACTGCAGATCGCGCGCAACAAGGAAGCGCCCGAAATACGGCTAAACGTGGAGATTGTGGAGGCGAAGGATCTGGAACCGAAGGACTCGAACGGTCTGTCCGATCCGTTCGTGACGATGTACATTGCGTCCAATCCGAACCATCGGTACAACACCTCCGTGAAGGCCGGGACGCTGAATCCCGTGTGGGAGGAACACTTTTCGCT GCCAATTGCTGAGGATGCGAACGATGCTAACCTCATCGTGGAAGTGTGGGACTTTGATCCAGCAGAAACGGTTAAAGAGAAGATGAACAAACTGTTCGAGGTGAAGGGTGTCCGGGGACTGCGCAAGCTGATGAAAGAGATTGCCCAGACAGCATCGAGCGGAAAGCACGATAACGAACTGATTGGACGTACCAGCATTCCGCTGAAG TCAATACCCGCCTCCGGAATGCTGCTCTGGTACAATCTGGACAAGAAGAACAAGCTGCGCCGGCAGGGTACCATCCGCATAAGACTGAACTTTAGCTCGGAGAAAAACAGCCAAGTGGCGGCCCAGGAGCATCGCCATCTGCTGCGCATCCTGCTGCTCCACGAGCTGGAATCGTCGAAGGTGGCCCCGTACTGGTGGTCGGGCAAGTTTACGATTCAGGGCGAAGCGGTGCTAACGCAACACTCGGCCCAAAGTGGGCTTTCCTCCACGACGGAAGCATTCATCCAGTGGTCTGTCTTTGCTGCGATCCACCAGGATCATCCGCTTTCGTTTGTCCTGTTCGATACGCTGCTGGAAAAGTTGATCCGTCCGATACAGACGCTTGCCGTGTCGGAGGAAGAGCTGAAGACGTTCTGGGACGCGACGAAGAAACTGCTACCGTCCTGCTTCTCCGCCATCCGCAAGTTGCGCAAGAAGAATACGGGCGATAAGCTGGTACTGAAAACGTTGAACGGTGTGCTGAACATAATTGCGAAGGTGGCACTGCTCGAACCGCCGGAGGGAACCGATCTCTTCCCGGTGCAGATGTACGGATGGATCCGGCGGTCGAACGATAGCGAACCGAACTGGGACATACGGGAGGCTCTGGCCAGTGCGGTCGTGTCGGGTGCGGAGGATTGGTTTAGCGGCATCAAGGAGGGCCACTTTCTGCAGACCGGTACCGATGAGGATCGTTTGCAGAACTTGATCAAAATCATCCAGCTGGTTCGATCGGACATTCAAAAGTCCATCGAGTACTACgataaaacatttcaaga AATTATGCATTTTCCCTACACCAAGGAGCTGTACATTACGTACGAGTTGAAGTTGGCGGAGCTCATCAAACCGACGGTGGAGGACATCTGCCGGAAGCTGAAACGGATCGATCTGCCCGAGACGGGCTCACATCGGGGCGGTGACAGTGGGTTCATTGAGTATGAGGACATCAACATGGGCACGACCCTGTTCGAGCTGTATCTGGTGCTGAAGCGCTTCTGCACGCTCGGGACGGCGCTCAGTCCGGGTGAAAGCAACTTTGCGATCGACGAGTACCATCGGTGGTTTACGACCGGCGTTACGCACTGGCTGGATATCGCCGTGTATAAGGCACTGACGCGCATCCACAAGGCGATCGAGCTGGATAAGTTGCAGCCGGTCGATGAGACGGTGAAGTACTCGTCCTCGGCCGTCGATACGTTGGCCATCTTCTATCAGATCAAGATCTTCTGGCAGCAGCTAGCCTGGCCGGATGTGGAGGGAGCGTACATTTTTGTAGCGAAAATCGTTGAT GACATCTGTCGGTGCTGTGTGTTTTACGCGGATCGTATGTCGGCACGCGTAGAAAACCTGGGCGTGGTGGAGAATGTGTACGAGAAAAAGTTTGAGGTAACGTCCGAATGGTGTCTCGCCATCAACAACATCGACTACATCCGGCAGAGTCTGAAGCCGTTCGCAACGGAGCTCGGGGTGGATGATATACTGGCCAAGCTGGGCGACGTGCAGAGCAGTATCGAGGCGGAGCGCTGCAAGGAAACGCTGCGTGCGGTGCTGGACAATGCGATCGACACGGAAAAGAACAAGATTCTGGATTTGGTGGAGAAGTTGGCACGCAAAATGGCGCCGGCGATGCGTCGGTTCCTGGTCGAGGGTGCGGAGCTTCTGCAGCAAGACTCGAACTCGCTCGATCGGTTGATGATGTACATGGAGGAGTCGCTGAGCGTGCTGAACGCGGAGCTGAACGAGACCAACTTCGAGCGTGTACTCGATGCCATTTGGGCCGAATTGACGACGATCTTGTATGACCTCATCCAGAGCAATTTGGAC AAACGACGTCCGCCTTCCTTCTTTGCGAACCTTCGCGACACGCTACACCTGATGGTGGCTAACTTCAAGACGGCGCAAAACCGCGAATCGGAAACGGCCGCCGACAAGGAGACGTTGGCCCACATCGAGCGCTTGCTGCAGCTGCACGGGTACGAAACGACCGATCTCATCCATCAGTATTACTTAGATAGGCTAGAGGAGCAGAACCAGAGCGACGCATCGACGACCGGGTACGGCATGCTGACGGTCCAGTGTTTCTTCAAGGAGAACGTGCTCGAGCTGGAGATTGTGAACGCACGCAATCTGAAGCCGATGGACGGAAATGGGTCCTGCGATCCGTTCGTGCGCGTTCACTTCCTGCCCGAGGAGCGGTTCGTTGGTGTTGCCAAGCCGAAAACGCAATGCCAGAGCAAAACACTGTTCCCGCTGTTTGATGAGAAGTTTGTGAT AACCTTTACGCCCGAGCAGCGCTCCATCGAGAATGCAGTGATCATGTTCAGCATCAAGGATAAGGATCTGTTCGGTATGTCCAACCAATATCTGGCCGAGTGCTATCTCGGCTTTAACGAAATTGCCGACATTTCGGGCGATGCGGGCAAAATCGAACAGAAGCATCTCATCCTAACGCGACCACAGAAGATGG ATATCGACTGTCTACGTGCGCTCGAATACCGGCAGGGTGACAAACAGGCCAAAGAGTTTATCAAGAAGCTGAAGCAAAAAATGGGCCAATAG
- the LOC118504758 gene encoding succinate-semialdehyde dehydrogenase [NADP(+)] GabD, translated as MIRSVLVLRSASKWYDSGFRSSLSSVTTFTVRAMHSNNPLKQSQAFVNGRWIGARSGATFDVQNPANGQVLGAVPDMNREDVQLAIDAAYDAFYQPSWHNSTAKERSAMLKNWHALMEKNRQEIASIMTAESGKPLVESLGEVTYGNSFVEWFAEEARRIYGEIVPSPVANRQIMMTRHPVGVAGLITPWNFPHAMITRKAAAAIAAGCTVVIKPAEDTPLTALALARLAEEAGFPKGVINVITSSRTHAAEIGQLLCGSDKVAAISFTGSTEVGKLLYRQCADGVKRIGLELGGNAPFIVFKSADMEKALTGAMNSKFRNCGQTCISANRFLIQDEVHDEFVEKLVERIRKLAIGDGSRDGVQIGPLINQAQLTKVERFVQDAREKGATVRCGGQTLPKHGALYYEPTVVTDLRDNMLLYNEEVFGPVVSVVRFKTEAEALAIANGTRRGLAGYFFSNDLNQVFRVARQLETGMVGINEGLISATEAAFGGIKESGIGREGSRHGIDEYVYIKYLCYGNLQQ; from the exons ATGATTCGTTCAGTTTTGGTCCTGCGCTCCGCCAGCAAGTGGTACGATTCCGGATTTCGTTCAAGTTTGAGCTCGGTGACGACGTTTACAGTGCGCGCGATGCATAGCAACAATCCGTTAAAGCAAAGCCAGGCCTTCGTCAATGGCCGCTGGATTGGAGCCCGCTCGGGAGCAACGTTCGATGTGCAAAATCCTGCCAACGGGCAGGTTTTGGGTGCCGTACCGGACATGAACCGGGAAGACGTACAGCTGGCCATCGATGCGGCGTACGACGCATTCTATCAGCCAAGCTGGCACAACAGTACCGCGAAGGAGCGATCGGCGATGCTGAAG AACTGGCACGCACTGATGGAGAAAAACCGCCAGGAGATTGCCAGCATTATGACGGCCGAATCGGGCAAACCGTTGGTGGAATCGTTGGGCGAAGTTACGTACGGCAACTCGTTCGTCGAATGGTTTGCCGAGGAGGCACGTCGCATTTACGGTGAAATCGTTCCGTCGCCCGTAGCGAACCGGCAGATCATGATGACGCGCCACCCGGTCGGTGTGGCGGGTCTGATAACACCGTGGAACTTTCCGCACGCCATGATTACGCGCAAGGCGGCCGCCGCGATTGCGGCCGGCTGTACGGTGGTTATTAAACCGGCCGAAGATACACCGCTGACGGCGCTAGCACTGGCCAGGCTGGCTGAGGAAGCTGGCTTCCCGAAAGGTGTTATCAACGTGATAACGAGCAGCCGTACGCATGCAGCCGAAATTGGACAGCTGCTATGCGGTAGCGATAAGGTGGCGGCCATATCGTTTACCGGATCGACCGAGGTGGGCAAGCTGCTGTACCGGCAGTGTGCGGATGGCGTGAAGCGTATTGGGCTCGAGCTCGGTGGTAATGCACCGTTCATTGTGTTTAAATCGGCCGACATGGAGAAAGCACTGACCGGAGCTATGAACTCGAAGTTCCGCAACTGTGGCCAAACATGCATTTCCGCCAATCGATTCCTGATCCAGGACGAGGTGCACGATGAGTTTGTGGAGAAACTTGTTGAGCGTATCCGCAAGCTTGCGATCGGCGATGGTAGCCGGGATGGTGTACAGATTGGTCCTCTGATCAATCAAGCACAGCTCACGAAAGTCGAGCGTTTTGTGCAGGACGCAAGGGAGAAAGGAGCGACGGTACGCTGCGGTGGACAAACTTTGCCCAAACATGGCGCACTTTACTACGAACCAACGGTCGTTACGGACCTGCGCGACAATATGCTCCTGTACAACGAGGAAGTGTTCGGGCCGGTGGTGTCGGTGGTACGGTTCAAAACGGAAGCCGAAGCCCTTGCCATTGCGAACGGTACGCGCCGTGGATTGGCCGGATATTTCTTCTCGAACGACCTGAATCAAGTGTTCCGTGTGGCGCGCCAACTCGAGACGGGCATGGTCGGCATCAACGAGGGACTCATTTCGGCTACCGAGGCTGCATTCGGAGGCATCAAAGAATCGGGAATTGGACGTGAAGGTTCACGCCACGGCATCGATGAATATGTCTACATTAAATATCTCTGCTATGGCAACCTGCAGCAGTAA